From Alcaligenes faecalis, the proteins below share one genomic window:
- a CDS encoding solute carrier family 23 protein, with protein MSQSYFPRWRRVSGSEPGAVVQPDECLATPQNIAMGAQHVVAMFGSTILAPLLMGFDPNLAILMSGIGTLIFFVFVGGRVPSYLGSSFAFIGGVIAVTGYAGSGPNPNIGVALGAIIICGLVYTLIGILVWVFNARTQGGAARLINHWMPPVVTGSIVAVIGLNLAPIAAKGAMGSGTFDSMMALMTVLCVGGIAVYTRGLAQRLLILVGLALACVLYWIFTNVMGYGTPINFAPVAEAAWLGLPTFAAPVFQAHAMTVIVPVAIILVAENLGHIKAVSAMTGQDLDGYLGRAFVGDGVATMLSGSVGGTGVTTYAENIGVMAATRIYSTLVFAFAAVIAIFLGFSPKFGAVIQSIPGPVLGGMSIVVFGLIAIAGARIWVVNQVDFSDNRNLLVAAVTLILGAGNFSLQFGVIRLDGIGCATFGAILLHALLRGRRHNMV; from the coding sequence ATGTCTCAGTCTTACTTTCCGCGTTGGCGCCGTGTGTCCGGCAGCGAACCCGGTGCGGTTGTGCAGCCCGACGAATGTCTGGCCACGCCGCAAAACATTGCCATGGGTGCTCAGCACGTGGTGGCCATGTTTGGCTCCACCATTCTGGCCCCCTTGTTGATGGGCTTTGATCCCAATCTGGCCATCTTGATGTCAGGTATTGGTACGCTGATTTTCTTTGTGTTTGTCGGTGGCCGGGTTCCCAGCTACCTGGGTTCCAGCTTTGCATTTATCGGTGGTGTGATTGCCGTGACCGGCTATGCCGGCAGTGGCCCCAATCCCAATATTGGCGTGGCCTTGGGGGCCATTATTATCTGCGGCCTGGTCTATACACTGATTGGTATTCTGGTCTGGGTGTTCAATGCGCGTACTCAGGGTGGTGCGGCACGCTTGATCAACCACTGGATGCCCCCGGTTGTCACCGGCTCTATCGTGGCGGTGATCGGTCTGAATCTGGCCCCCATCGCCGCCAAGGGCGCCATGGGCAGCGGCACCTTCGATTCCATGATGGCCCTGATGACCGTGCTGTGCGTAGGCGGTATTGCGGTCTATACCCGTGGGCTGGCCCAGCGTCTGCTGATTCTGGTGGGTCTGGCTCTGGCTTGTGTGCTGTACTGGATATTCACCAATGTGATGGGCTACGGCACCCCGATCAATTTTGCGCCAGTTGCTGAGGCGGCCTGGTTGGGGCTACCCACTTTTGCTGCGCCTGTATTCCAGGCTCATGCCATGACGGTGATTGTGCCGGTAGCCATTATTCTGGTGGCCGAGAATCTGGGTCACATCAAGGCCGTTAGCGCCATGACCGGCCAGGATCTGGACGGCTATCTGGGTCGTGCCTTTGTGGGCGATGGCGTGGCAACCATGCTGTCGGGCTCGGTGGGTGGTACGGGTGTCACGACTTACGCTGAAAATATCGGTGTGATGGCCGCTACCCGTATCTACTCCACGCTGGTGTTTGCCTTTGCAGCGGTCATTGCGATCTTCCTGGGTTTCTCGCCCAAGTTTGGCGCCGTCATCCAGTCGATTCCCGGCCCTGTGCTGGGTGGCATGTCCATTGTGGTGTTTGGTCTGATCGCTATTGCAGGTGCCCGTATCTGGGTGGTGAACCAGGTAGATTTCAGCGATAACCGCAACTTGCTGGTTGCTGCCGTCACCCTGATTCTGGGTGCTGGTAACTTCTCCTTGCAGTTTGGCGTCATTCGTCTGGACGGGATTGGTTGTGCCACCTTCGGTGCCATCTTGCTGCATGCTCTGCTGCGAGGTCGTCGCCACAATATGGTGTAG
- the greA gene encoding transcription elongation factor GreA, producing MSAIPLTAQGAQRLQVELHRLKTVERPDVINAIAEARAQGDLSENAEYDAARERQGFIEGRIAELEGTLSNAQIIEPATLEADGRIVFGATVEIEDLESGNTVTYQIVGDVEADIRANKISISSPVARALIGKTEGDVVEVKAPAGIREYEILSINYV from the coding sequence ATGTCTGCGATCCCATTGACTGCGCAGGGCGCACAACGTTTGCAAGTCGAATTACACCGCCTCAAGACGGTGGAACGCCCAGATGTGATTAACGCTATTGCCGAGGCGCGAGCACAAGGCGATTTGTCCGAAAACGCCGAGTACGATGCCGCACGTGAGCGTCAGGGCTTTATTGAAGGCCGGATTGCCGAACTGGAAGGCACGTTGTCCAATGCCCAGATCATCGAACCGGCCACGCTGGAGGCCGATGGCCGCATCGTGTTTGGTGCAACCGTCGAGATCGAGGATCTGGAGTCCGGCAATACCGTGACCTACCAGATCGTGGGTGACGTGGAGGCCGATATCCGTGCCAACAAGATCTCCATCTCCAGCCCTGTGGCTCGTGCCCTGATCGGCAAGACAGAAGGTGATGTGGTTGAGGTCAAGGCACCTGCCGGTATTCGTGAATACGAAATCCTGAGCATCAATTACGTGTGA
- a CDS encoding YhbY family RNA-binding protein, with product MPKLNLTPHERSELRAAAHALRPVVLIGDNGLTDAVIKEITVHLQAHQLIKIRVAGDDRQARLTMLEQICDALDAAPIHHLGKILTIYRPNIERPPVLGAPVEKPTRAVRKPSEPYTPKKLAASGVQRTRKTERARRAEMQAERSSTQEKKASAAPRSVQKFSAVKPAAAPRSNTNRPGSAMSLRAGARRGLGGSGKR from the coding sequence ATGCCAAAACTCAACCTTACACCTCATGAGCGCAGCGAACTTCGTGCTGCTGCTCACGCTCTGCGCCCAGTTGTCCTGATTGGAGACAATGGCCTGACCGACGCCGTGATCAAGGAGATCACCGTCCACCTGCAGGCCCACCAGCTCATCAAGATCCGTGTGGCCGGTGATGACCGTCAGGCTCGTCTGACCATGTTAGAACAAATCTGCGATGCGCTCGATGCTGCCCCTATTCATCATCTGGGCAAAATCCTGACCATCTACAGACCCAATATCGAACGCCCCCCTGTTTTGGGAGCGCCTGTTGAAAAACCTACCCGTGCGGTGCGCAAGCCCTCGGAGCCTTACACGCCCAAGAAACTGGCCGCTTCCGGTGTTCAGCGTACACGCAAGACGGAACGTGCTCGCCGTGCAGAAATGCAAGCTGAACGCAGCAGCACCCAGGAGAAAAAAGCCTCGGCCGCACCGCGCAGCGTTCAAAAGTTCTCGGCGGTCAAACCGGCTGCCGCACCCCGCAGCAATACCAACCGTCCTGGCAGTGCCATGTCCTTGCGGGCTGGCGCACGTCGCGGACTGGGTGGTTCGGGCAAACGCTAA
- a CDS encoding RlmE family RNA methyltransferase, giving the protein MAKKKFSKEWVQQHINDPYVKLAQQKGYRARAAFKLSEILDLEKIQVQGKVVVDLGSTPGSWSQLIRERMVGPGGVLNGRIIALDILEMEPIAGVEFMQGDFREDSVLEQLQESLKGAAVDLVISDMAPNLSGVASADSARIQHLCELAQEFALQHLTDEGVLIVKAFHGSGFSQIVESFKQNFVRVVERKPKASRDKSAETFLVARGLKGR; this is encoded by the coding sequence ATGGCCAAGAAAAAATTCTCTAAAGAGTGGGTTCAGCAGCATATAAATGACCCCTACGTCAAATTGGCGCAACAAAAGGGGTATCGCGCGCGTGCGGCCTTCAAGCTCAGTGAAATATTGGATCTGGAGAAGATTCAGGTTCAGGGCAAGGTGGTGGTGGACCTGGGGTCTACGCCGGGCAGCTGGTCGCAGTTGATACGTGAACGCATGGTCGGCCCTGGCGGTGTGCTCAATGGTCGCATTATCGCACTGGATATATTGGAAATGGAACCAATTGCCGGTGTGGAGTTCATGCAAGGCGACTTTCGCGAGGACTCGGTACTGGAACAATTGCAAGAATCCCTGAAAGGTGCCGCCGTAGACCTTGTGATTTCGGATATGGCCCCCAACTTGTCTGGTGTGGCATCGGCCGATTCCGCCCGTATCCAGCATTTATGCGAGCTGGCGCAGGAATTTGCCCTGCAGCATCTGACCGATGAAGGTGTGCTGATCGTCAAAGCCTTCCATGGCAGCGGGTTTTCCCAGATCGTGGAATCTTTCAAGCAGAATTTTGTCAGAGTCGTCGAGCGTAAACCCAAGGCTTCGCGCGATAAATCCGCCGAAACCTTTCTCGTTGCCCGAGGCTTGAAGGGCAGGTAA
- the ftsH gene encoding ATP-dependent zinc metalloprotease FtsH: MNNSFSKVAIWMVIALVLFTVFKQFDGRPPATDGVTYTQFMNDARSGRISKVDIQGDTLHVTPDSGRSYSLTSPGDLWMVPELVKSGVQVSGKAREEPSFLTSLFISWFPMLLLIGVWVFFMRQMQGGGKGGAFSFGKSRARLLDENTNPVTFADVAGCDEAKEDVQELVDFLRDPTRFQRLGGRIPRGILMVGSPGTGKTLLARAIAGEAKVPFFSISGSDFVEMFVGVGASRVRDMFETAKKQSPCIIFIDEIDAVGRQRGAGLGGGNDEREQTLNQLLVEMDGFETGQGVLVIAATNRPDVLDPALLRPGRFDRQVVVGLPDIRGREQILKVHMRKVPLAPNVDAVVLARGTPGFSGADLANLVNEAALFAARRNGRTVDMQDFERAKDKIIMGAERRTMIMPEEERRNTAYHEAGHALVACMLPKTDPVHKVTIIPRGRALGVTMQLPEGDRYSMDKERLLNMIAVLFGGRIAEEVFMNQMTTGASNDFERATQIARDIVTRYGMTDSLGPVVYAENEGEVFLGRSVTKTTHVSEATMQKVDSEIRKIIDEQYAVARKLIEDNSDKMHAMAKALLEWETIDADQIDDIMKGLPPRAPHVPNSNDSNSSDGSTPPAAGPKPADDEGAAATTPVA; the protein is encoded by the coding sequence TTGAACAATTCGTTTTCCAAAGTCGCGATCTGGATGGTTATTGCGCTGGTGCTGTTTACTGTTTTCAAGCAGTTTGACGGCCGGCCACCAGCCACTGATGGCGTCACTTACACGCAATTCATGAATGATGCCCGTTCCGGACGCATCAGCAAGGTAGATATTCAGGGTGACACCCTGCATGTCACGCCGGACTCTGGCCGCAGCTATTCGCTGACGTCCCCCGGTGACCTGTGGATGGTGCCTGAACTGGTGAAATCCGGTGTGCAGGTATCGGGCAAAGCCCGCGAAGAGCCTTCCTTCCTGACCAGCCTGTTCATCTCCTGGTTCCCCATGCTGCTCCTGATTGGCGTGTGGGTGTTTTTCATGCGCCAGATGCAAGGTGGTGGCAAGGGCGGGGCATTCAGTTTCGGTAAATCGCGTGCGCGTTTGCTGGACGAGAACACTAACCCAGTTACCTTTGCCGACGTTGCTGGTTGCGACGAAGCCAAGGAAGATGTACAGGAACTGGTGGATTTCCTGCGTGACCCTACTCGCTTCCAGCGTTTGGGTGGCCGCATTCCGCGCGGTATCCTGATGGTCGGCTCGCCCGGTACCGGTAAAACCTTGCTGGCTCGTGCCATTGCTGGCGAAGCCAAAGTGCCTTTCTTCAGCATTTCCGGTTCTGACTTCGTGGAAATGTTTGTGGGTGTGGGTGCTTCCCGCGTTCGCGACATGTTCGAGACCGCCAAGAAGCAATCGCCTTGCATCATCTTTATCGACGAAATTGACGCCGTGGGCCGTCAGCGTGGTGCTGGTCTGGGCGGTGGTAACGACGAGCGCGAACAGACACTGAACCAGTTGCTGGTTGAAATGGACGGTTTTGAAACCGGCCAAGGCGTACTGGTCATTGCTGCTACCAACCGTCCTGACGTACTGGACCCCGCTTTGCTGCGTCCTGGCCGTTTTGACCGTCAAGTGGTGGTCGGCCTGCCTGACATCCGTGGTCGCGAGCAGATTCTGAAAGTACACATGCGCAAAGTGCCTTTGGCTCCCAATGTGGACGCCGTGGTGCTGGCTCGTGGTACGCCCGGTTTCTCCGGTGCTGATCTGGCCAACCTGGTTAACGAAGCTGCTTTGTTCGCTGCACGCCGTAACGGTCGCACCGTGGATATGCAGGACTTCGAGCGCGCCAAGGACAAGATCATCATGGGTGCAGAACGCCGCACCATGATCATGCCCGAGGAAGAGCGTCGCAACACTGCTTACCACGAAGCCGGTCACGCTCTGGTGGCTTGCATGCTGCCCAAGACGGACCCGGTTCACAAAGTCACCATCATTCCTCGTGGTCGTGCTTTGGGTGTCACCATGCAATTGCCGGAAGGCGATCGCTACAGCATGGACAAAGAGCGCCTGTTGAACATGATTGCCGTGCTGTTCGGTGGCCGTATCGCTGAAGAAGTGTTCATGAATCAAATGACCACCGGCGCATCGAACGACTTTGAACGTGCAACGCAAATTGCTCGTGACATCGTGACTCGCTACGGCATGACGGACTCCCTGGGTCCTGTTGTATACGCCGAGAACGAAGGCGAGGTCTTCCTGGGCCGCAGCGTTACCAAAACAACGCACGTGTCCGAAGCCACCATGCAGAAAGTGGACTCCGAGATTCGCAAGATCATCGACGAGCAGTACGCCGTTGCCCGCAAGCTGATCGAGGACAACAGCGACAAGATGCATGCCATGGCCAAGGCTTTGCTGGAGTGGGAAACCATTGATGCCGACCAGATCGACGACATCATGAAAGGTTTGCCACCACGGGCTCCTCATGTGCCCAACAGCAATGACAGCAATTCCTCCGACGGTTCTACGCCGCCAGCCGCTGGTCCTAAACCAGCCGATGACGAGGGTGCCGCGGCGACAACGCCAGTTGCTTAA
- the folP gene encoding dihydropteroate synthase — MNYPEWSCGRFQFGLERPLVMGIVNVTPDSFYDGNTHNDLPRALDHARQLIAEGADILDIGGESTRPGAEPVSLEQELERVIPLIEGLRDSGVALSVDTFKPDVMRASLAAGADMINDIYALRMPGAIEAVKDSDCGLCIMHMQGEPRTMQEQVHYDDVVVDVRHFLQQRCEAIVSAGIQSERIMLDPGFGFGKTAAHNYQLLRDLQQAAVPGYPWLIGLSRKSMIGHVTGKPASERLIGSLSAALACVARGAKIVRVHDVAATREALDVWNAVECGVSE; from the coding sequence ATGAATTACCCTGAGTGGTCTTGTGGGCGCTTCCAGTTTGGGCTGGAGCGCCCTTTGGTTATGGGGATTGTGAATGTCACCCCAGACTCCTTTTATGACGGCAATACACACAATGATTTGCCTCGGGCGCTGGACCACGCCCGCCAGTTAATCGCCGAAGGCGCAGACATTCTGGATATTGGTGGCGAATCGACTCGCCCCGGTGCCGAACCCGTTTCCCTGGAACAAGAGCTTGAGCGCGTCATCCCCCTGATCGAGGGCCTGCGTGACAGTGGTGTGGCCTTGTCGGTGGATACCTTCAAGCCCGACGTCATGCGAGCCAGCCTGGCAGCCGGCGCGGACATGATCAATGACATCTATGCCTTGCGCATGCCCGGTGCCATAGAAGCGGTCAAGGACTCTGATTGCGGCCTGTGCATCATGCACATGCAAGGTGAGCCCAGGACCATGCAAGAGCAGGTTCACTATGATGATGTGGTCGTTGATGTACGTCATTTTTTGCAACAACGATGTGAGGCCATAGTCAGCGCAGGCATTCAATCCGAGCGTATCATGCTGGATCCCGGCTTTGGCTTCGGTAAAACAGCGGCACATAATTATCAGTTGCTACGGGATTTGCAGCAGGCGGCAGTGCCTGGTTATCCCTGGCTGATCGGCTTGTCGCGCAAATCCATGATTGGCCATGTCACGGGGAAACCCGCCAGTGAGCGTTTGATTGGCAGTCTATCGGCAGCCCTTGCCTGCGTGGCACGGGGCGCAAAAATTGTCCGTGTCCATGATGTAGCCGCCACGCGCGAAGCGCTGGATGTGTGGAACGCGGTTGAATGTGGAGTCTCTGAATGA
- the glmM gene encoding phosphoglucosamine mutase — MSDRKYFGTDGVRGEVGGPTINPEFALRLGYAAGQVLAAQYEGTGRPTVVIGKDTRISGYMLESALEAGLSAAGIDVLLAGPVPTPAVAYLTRTLRLTAGIVISASHNPYYDNGIKFFSAQGTKLPDEIELKIEQAIDQPMHWVKSESLGRARRLADSAGRYIEFCKSAFPNDLNLNGLKIVVDAAHGAAYNIAPHVFRELGAEVIAVGVQPDGFNINQEVGATYPEKLAEEVRKHGADLGIALDGDADRLQMVDSQGRIYNGDELLYLIVADHLQSQPVKGVVGTLMTNLGFEKKMQELGVEFARAKVGDRYVLELMQQKGWVFGGESSGHLLCLEWHTTGDGIIAALQVLTALCHSGKSLPDLMEGLKMYPQIMVNVPLQPGQDWKNHAGLQQATREVEQMLGDRGRVLIRASGTEPKLRLMVEAEQADLAQAGIDTLLAVDLMK; from the coding sequence ATGAGCGATCGTAAGTATTTCGGCACCGATGGTGTCCGCGGTGAAGTAGGTGGCCCAACCATTAACCCCGAGTTCGCCTTGCGCTTGGGTTATGCTGCTGGCCAGGTTCTGGCTGCCCAATATGAAGGTACCGGCCGCCCCACCGTGGTGATTGGCAAGGACACCCGTATTTCCGGCTACATGCTGGAATCGGCGCTGGAAGCCGGTTTGTCGGCTGCCGGGATCGATGTATTGCTGGCAGGCCCTGTACCGACGCCCGCTGTAGCGTATTTGACACGTACCTTGCGCCTGACGGCCGGTATCGTGATCTCTGCCTCGCACAACCCGTATTACGACAACGGCATCAAGTTCTTTTCCGCCCAGGGCACCAAGCTGCCTGACGAGATTGAACTGAAAATTGAACAGGCCATTGACCAGCCCATGCATTGGGTGAAGTCCGAGTCCCTGGGCCGTGCGCGTCGCCTGGCCGACTCGGCCGGCCGTTACATTGAATTTTGCAAGAGTGCCTTTCCGAACGACTTGAACCTGAACGGGCTCAAGATCGTTGTGGATGCGGCTCATGGCGCTGCCTACAATATCGCCCCGCACGTGTTCCGCGAGCTGGGTGCAGAGGTCATTGCCGTAGGCGTTCAGCCTGATGGGTTCAACATCAATCAGGAAGTGGGCGCAACTTATCCCGAGAAGCTGGCCGAAGAAGTGCGCAAGCACGGTGCCGATTTGGGTATCGCTCTGGATGGTGATGCTGACCGTCTGCAAATGGTCGATTCCCAGGGTCGCATCTACAATGGCGACGAACTATTGTATCTAATTGTTGCCGATCATCTGCAGTCTCAGCCCGTCAAAGGCGTGGTTGGCACCCTGATGACCAACCTGGGTTTCGAGAAGAAAATGCAGGAATTGGGCGTGGAATTTGCACGTGCCAAAGTGGGTGATCGCTACGTGCTGGAATTGATGCAGCAAAAAGGCTGGGTCTTCGGTGGCGAAAGCTCGGGTCATTTGTTGTGTCTGGAATGGCACACCACGGGTGATGGCATTATTGCCGCCCTGCAAGTTCTGACTGCCTTGTGCCATAGCGGCAAAAGCCTGCCCGATTTGATGGAAGGCTTGAAGATGTACCCGCAGATTATGGTCAATGTGCCGTTGCAGCCGGGTCAGGATTGGAAAAACCATGCAGGTTTGCAACAGGCAACCCGTGAAGTGGAGCAAATGTTGGGTGACCGTGGTCGAGTGCTGATTCGCGCATCGGGCACAGAACCCAAGCTGCGCTTGATGGTGGAAGCAGAACAAGCCGATCTGGCTCAAGCAGGCATCGATACCTTGCTTGCAGTGGATTTAATGAAATAG
- a CDS encoding GNAT family N-acetyltransferase, with protein MLNLERERTEVDWGNTWAGHTVGGLALRLARTQAELECLQRLRFQVFTQEMNAVFPDQHNGLDIDRFDPWCEHFMVTEPEENRVVGTYRLLTPENANKAGGYYSESEFDISALDALRPSLVEVGRSCIHPDYRNGSAIMMLWGGIAALTRVGGYRYLLGCASVSLRDDGVTAAEVWRVAQKSMQDNKHIPHVQPLNRYPVERLNSDLPARIPPLIKGYLKLGATICGAPAWDPDFNTADFPVLLDLEAMDERYKRHFGLV; from the coding sequence ATGCTAAATCTTGAGCGCGAACGTACTGAAGTGGATTGGGGAAATACTTGGGCAGGTCATACCGTTGGAGGCTTGGCCTTGCGTCTGGCTCGTACCCAGGCAGAACTCGAATGCCTTCAGCGTTTGCGTTTTCAGGTTTTCACCCAGGAAATGAACGCCGTCTTTCCAGACCAGCATAATGGTCTGGATATAGACCGCTTCGACCCCTGGTGCGAGCATTTCATGGTTACTGAACCCGAGGAGAACCGGGTTGTGGGAACCTACCGCTTGCTGACCCCTGAAAATGCGAACAAAGCGGGCGGCTATTACTCAGAGTCCGAATTTGATATCAGCGCCCTGGATGCGCTGCGCCCCAGTCTGGTCGAGGTTGGGCGCTCCTGCATCCACCCCGACTACCGCAATGGCTCGGCCATCATGATGCTGTGGGGTGGTATTGCTGCTCTGACGCGAGTCGGCGGTTATCGCTATCTTCTGGGTTGCGCCAGCGTCAGCTTGCGCGACGATGGTGTCACTGCCGCCGAAGTCTGGCGTGTGGCCCAGAAGTCCATGCAGGACAACAAGCACATTCCGCATGTGCAGCCCTTGAATCGCTATCCGGTCGAGCGACTGAACAGCGATTTGCCAGCGCGTATTCCACCGCTGATCAAAGGCTATCTGAAGCTGGGTGCCACAATTTGTGGTGCGCCTGCCTGGGATCCGGATTTCAATACGGCAGACTTTCCTGTCCTGCTGGATCTGGAAGCCATGGATGAGCGCTATAAACGGCACTTTGGCCTGGTCTGA
- a CDS encoding Ppx/GppA phosphatase family protein, producing MEQLLAAVDLGSNSFRLSIGRVVQHNGHAQIYTIDRLNESVRLAAGMGPDKYISPDAIERAVVILKRFNERLAGFHPNRVRAVATNTFRVARNLSEVLPAAEAAFGFPIEVISGHEEARLIFSGISNELPPSPNRRLMIDIGGGSTEVIIGKGLKPLLLSSLYMGCVSYTDKFFADGVITEERMSNAILTARRELEGITRQYRKTGWQEAYGSSGTAKGLVAILQENGMSKKGITLEGMELLRKRLVHDGKVDMRNLSGIKPHRAPVLAAGLAIMMAAFQELKIRQMLPGEGALRVGVLYDMLGRESEHDQRDQTVQQMMKRYQVDTRQSHRVHDAAMQFFAQLKLPDTPEVQELQRQLGWAADLHEVGLSIAHADYHKHTAYVLEHADMPGFSNDDQMLLSFLSLGHQGKLGKLKRFETNNAWWLTLLSLRLAVMLMRRREDRETLPLSLQARGKTVQIHLDHEWMASHPLSQASLLAEVQAWQSDINDLSLELV from the coding sequence ATGGAACAACTTCTTGCCGCTGTGGACCTGGGCTCCAACAGCTTTCGTTTATCCATTGGACGAGTGGTTCAGCACAACGGTCATGCCCAGATCTACACCATCGACCGCCTTAATGAATCCGTCCGACTCGCCGCCGGCATGGGCCCCGACAAGTACATTAGTCCCGATGCCATTGAACGTGCGGTAGTCATCCTGAAACGCTTTAACGAACGTCTGGCCGGTTTTCACCCCAATCGCGTTCGTGCCGTGGCCACCAACACCTTTCGTGTGGCACGCAATTTAAGCGAGGTTCTGCCCGCTGCCGAGGCGGCCTTTGGCTTTCCCATCGAGGTCATCTCCGGCCACGAGGAAGCCCGTCTGATTTTTTCGGGAATCAGCAACGAGCTGCCCCCCTCCCCCAATCGCCGTCTGATGATTGATATTGGTGGTGGATCGACTGAAGTGATTATTGGCAAGGGCTTGAAGCCCCTGCTGCTGTCCTCCCTGTACATGGGCTGTGTCAGCTATACCGACAAATTCTTTGCCGATGGCGTGATCACCGAGGAGCGCATGAGCAATGCGATTCTGACCGCCCGTCGTGAACTGGAAGGCATTACACGCCAGTACCGCAAGACAGGCTGGCAGGAAGCCTATGGCTCCTCCGGCACCGCCAAGGGTCTGGTCGCTATCCTGCAAGAGAACGGCATGTCCAAAAAGGGCATCACCCTGGAAGGCATGGAGTTGCTGCGCAAACGCCTGGTGCACGATGGCAAGGTGGACATGCGCAACCTGAGCGGCATCAAGCCTCATCGCGCGCCGGTGCTGGCTGCAGGTCTGGCCATTATGATGGCCGCCTTCCAGGAGTTGAAGATTCGCCAGATGCTGCCCGGTGAAGGCGCTCTGCGAGTGGGGGTGCTCTACGACATGCTGGGTCGCGAATCCGAGCATGATCAGCGCGACCAGACCGTGCAGCAAATGATGAAACGCTATCAGGTCGATACGCGCCAGTCGCATCGTGTGCACGACGCTGCCATGCAGTTCTTTGCACAACTGAAGCTGCCCGATACGCCCGAGGTACAGGAGTTGCAGCGCCAACTGGGCTGGGCCGCTGATCTGCACGAAGTGGGCCTGAGCATTGCGCATGCGGATTACCACAAGCACACCGCTTATGTGCTGGAACACGCCGATATGCCTGGCTTTTCCAACGACGACCAGATGTTGCTCAGCTTTCTGAGCCTGGGGCATCAAGGCAAGCTGGGCAAGCTCAAGCGCTTTGAGACCAATAACGCCTGGTGGCTGACCTTGTTGAGTCTGCGTTTGGCCGTCATGCTGATGCGTCGTCGCGAAGACAGGGAAACCTTGCCGCTGAGCCTGCAGGCTCGGGGCAAAACCGTCCAGATTCATCTGGACCATGAGTGGATGGCCAGCCATCCCCTGTCTCAAGCGTCCTTGCTGGCCGAGGTCCAGGCCTGGCAAAGCGATATCAATGATCTGAGCCTGGAGCTGGTCTGA